One genomic region from Rubinisphaera margarita encodes:
- the metF gene encoding methylenetetrahydrofolate reductase [NAD(P)H], with product MIPLPQLFQSSKPVISIEIFPPKTPRGDELLIETLDTLREHQPAFISCTYGAGGSTRTRTIDLCQQIQERYDIPTTAHFTCVGSSKEELVDWLTAASKAGIQNIMALRGDAPKGEETFKPAEGGLTYANELVSLIREHHPEMGIGVAAYPEKHPECLSADLDLENLKRKIDAGADAAFTQLFFDNSRFFGFRERYDASGCKIPLVPGIMPITEFARIRRISAMCGSDFPAGLAHKLEAVQDDAEAQLEIGVQHAVEQCQELLDQGVPGIHFYALNKSQACQRILSELKL from the coding sequence ATGATTCCTCTCCCCCAGCTATTCCAGTCCTCCAAGCCCGTTATCTCGATTGAGATCTTCCCGCCGAAGACTCCTCGCGGCGACGAACTGCTGATCGAAACACTGGACACTTTGCGGGAACACCAGCCCGCATTCATTTCCTGCACCTATGGAGCCGGAGGCAGCACGCGAACTCGGACCATCGATCTGTGTCAACAGATTCAGGAGCGATACGACATCCCCACGACGGCTCACTTCACCTGCGTCGGTTCTTCAAAAGAGGAACTCGTCGACTGGCTGACGGCGGCCTCGAAAGCGGGCATTCAGAATATCATGGCTCTCCGGGGCGATGCCCCCAAGGGCGAGGAAACGTTCAAACCAGCCGAAGGCGGGCTCACCTACGCCAACGAGCTGGTCAGTTTGATCCGGGAGCATCATCCGGAAATGGGCATCGGCGTGGCGGCTTATCCGGAGAAGCACCCGGAGTGCCTGTCCGCCGATCTTGATCTGGAAAATCTGAAGCGAAAAATTGACGCAGGGGCGGATGCTGCTTTCACACAATTGTTCTTCGACAACAGCCGATTCTTCGGGTTCCGGGAACGTTACGACGCTTCCGGCTGCAAAATCCCGCTGGTGCCGGGAATCATGCCGATCACAGAGTTCGCCCGCATCCGCCGGATCTCGGCGATGTGCGGTTCAGACTTCCCTGCAGGGCTCGCGCACAAGCTGGAAGCCGTCCAGGACGATGCGGAGGCGCAACTCGAAATCGGCGTTCAACATGCCGTCGAACAGTGTCAGGAGCTGCTGGATCAAGGGGTGCCCGGGATTCACTTTTACGCGCTGAATAAGTCGCAAGCCTGCCAGCGAATCCTCTCCGAGCTGAAGCTGTAG